A DNA window from Aquarana catesbeiana isolate 2022-GZ linkage group LG01, ASM4218655v1, whole genome shotgun sequence contains the following coding sequences:
- the LOC141129223 gene encoding serine/threonine-protein kinase SBK1-like, protein MASNIEDVTKNTAKNLLELISETSENLRMMEVTDFFDPIKELGSGAYGKVLLAKHRGSDELVAVKLMSKETTPKDNFLMEYGMSLSLSSHPNIIATHEIVFHTSSDYVFVQEVAPAGDLLSIVKERVGLKEDMVKSCVLQIANALDFIHSKGMVHRDIKLDNILLMDIQCNNVKLADFGLTMLQGTQAPFMPWFIPYSAPELCTLKQGEKLLLHPSIDIWAFGVMIYTAMTGSFPWRKAGSHDLKYQKFAWWQTQKDLTLSPRKWRQFSIEARQMFWGMLALNASERCSALDVLKYVHLPWKAEMPPENLSRNTVVHVT, encoded by the exons ATGGCTTCTAACATTGAGGACGTGACCAAGAACACCGCAAAGAATCTCCTTGAGCTCATCTCTGAAACCTCTGAAAACCTGAGGATGATGGAGGTGACTGACTTCTTTGACCCCATTAAAGAGCTCGGGAGTGGAGCGTATGGAAAGGTTCTGCTGGCCAAACATCGGGGTTCAG ATGAGTTGGTGGCTGTAAAACTGATGAGCAAGGAGACAACTCCAAAGGACAACTTCCTAATGGAATATGGAATGTCTCTTAGTCTCAGCAGCCATCCAAATATCATTGCAACCCACGAGATCGTTTTCCATACCAGCAGTGACTATGTCTTTGTCCAGGAGGTGGCGCCGGCTGGAGATCTTCTCTCAATAGTAAAGGAAAGG gttgGTTTGAAGGAAGATATGGTGAAGAGCTGTGTTCTACAGATCGCGAATGCTTTGGACTTTATACACAGCAAAGGAATGGTCCATCGGGACATTAAACTGGACAACATTTTGCTCATGGACATCCAATGTAATAATGTCAAGCTGGCAGATTTTGGACTGACAATGCTCCAGGGAACTCAAGCACCCTTTATGCCCTGGTTTATACCGTACTCCGCTCCGGAACTGTGCACCCTAAAACAAGGGGAAAAATTGCTGCTGCACCCGAGCATTGACATCTGGGCCTTTGGGGTCATGATATACACAGCTATGACAGGGTCCTTCCCCTGGAGAAAAGCAGGGAGTCATGACCTCAAGTATCAGAAGTTTGCTTGGTGGCAAACACAGAAGGATCTGACCTTGTCACCAAGAAAGTGGCGACAATTCTCTATTGAAGCCAGGCAGATGTTCTGGGGCATGTTGGCCCTCAATGCCTCTGAGAGGTGTTCTGCTTTGGATGTTTTAAAATATGTCCACCTGCCTTGGAAAGCAGAAATGCCTCCAGAGAATCTATCCAGGAATACGGTAGTACATGTGACATAA
- the LOC141129215 gene encoding serine/threonine-protein kinase SBK1-like, which produces MASNIHEVTKNTARHVLQLITQTSENLKMMEVSEHFDPIQELGTGSYGKVLLAKHRSSGQLVAVKLLSKQKVPMDNFLVEYGMSISLSGHPNIIRTHEVAFHTNRDYVFVQEVATAGTLHSLIQPNVGLNEETVKKCVPQIASALQYMHNRGMVHCDIKPDNILLMDFECNTIKVADFGLARLQGTEAPSLSGFIPYTAPEQCNLKPGEQLLLHPSIDIWAFGVMVYIAMTGYFPWLGAEGHDPMYREFAWWQVGKDLTLAPEKWRKFSLEARKMFWDLLALNASEGCSAMDILIYLHVPWKTEILSENYTRNTAIHMAYREHDVHSRATASAALCLLPDHETTSLSIGAEVEIS; this is translated from the exons ATGGCTTCTAACATCCATGAAGTTACCAAGAACACCGCAAGACATGTCCTCCAACTCATCACCCAGACGTCCGAAAATCTGAAGATGATGGAGGTTTCAGAGCACTTTGACCCCATCCAAGAACTTGGGACGGGGTCATATGGAAAGGTCCTCCTGGCCAAACATCGGAGTTCAG GTCAGTTAGTGGCTGTGAAGCTGCTTAGCAAACAGAAGGTCCCAATGGACAACTTTCTGGTTGAATATGGGATGTCTATCAGCCTCAGCGGCCATCCCAACATCATCAGAACCCATGAAGTTGCCTTTCATACAAACAGAGACTACGTGTTTGTCCAGGAGGTGGCGACAGCTGGAACTCTACATTCCTTAATACAGCCAAAT GTTGGTTTAAATGAAGAGACAGTAAAGAAGTGCGTTCCTCAGATAGCCAGTGCATTGCAATACATGCACAACAGAGGGATGGTCCACTGTGATATCAAGCCAGACAATATCCTGCTAATGGACTTTGAATGTAATACTATCAAAGTGGCAGACTTTGGACTGGCAAGGCTCCAGGGAACCGAAGCACCATCCTTGTCCGGGTTCATACCCTACACAGCTCCGGAACAGTGTAACTTGAAACCAGGAGAACAATTGCTTCTACACCCGAGCATTGATATCTGGGCCTTTGGGGTCATGGTTTACATCGCTATGACTGGATACTTTCCTTGGCTAGGAGCAGAGGGTCATGATCCAATGTACAGAGAATTTGCTTGGTGGCAAGTCGGAAAGGATCTGACCTTAGCACCGGAAAAGTGGAGGAAATTCTCTCTTGAAGCCAGGAAAATGTTCTGGGACCTTTTGGCCCTCAATGCGTCCGAGGGGTGCTCAGCCATGGACATTCTAATATATCTTCATGTACCATGGAAAACAGAAATACTTTCAGAAAATTATACAAGGAACACTGCAATACATATGGCCTACAGAGAACATGATGTACATTCCAGAGCTACAGCAAGTGCCGCCTTGTGTCTTCTACCTGATCACGAGACAACTTCACTTTCTATAGGAGCTGAGGTGGAAATTTCATAA